CGAGGCGAACATCGCCGTAGAGTTGCTGTAGGGAGCGACGCCGCCCATATTTGCCCCATATCGGGCGCTTCCGTAAACAGCTTGCTTGGAATGCCATGTTAGCACTGGAATGCGACAGCTTTCACAAAAGCTCGGCGACCAGCTCCAACCAATGGCGCAGGGGCGTCTGCGTCGCTTGGGCAAGGAAGAGTTGGCAGCCGACATTGGCGGTGGCAATCCACTGCGGCTTTTCTGCCTCGAGATTTTTCAGCTTGCGCCGCCGCAGTTCCTGCGCCAGCTGCGGTTGCAAGAGGGAGTAGCTGCCGGCGGAGCCGCAGCAAAGGTGGCTGTCTGCCACGGGCAACAGGCGGTAGCCCAGGCGTTGCAGGATGGCTTCGGCGAGGCCCTGGATGCGTTGGCCATGTTGCAGGGAGCAAGGGGAATGGAAGGCGATCCGTGCCTGTTCCGCGGTTGCCTGCGAGAGTTCGTCGCGATGGGCGTAGAGCCACTCCGAGGGATCGCGAGCCAGGGCAGCGACGCGGGCAGCCTTGGCGGCATAGTGCGAATCGTTCCGGAGAATTTCGCCGTAGTCCTTGACGACACTGCCACAGCCGCTGGCGCTGATGAGGATGGTATCCACCCCAGCCTCGATGGCGGGCCACCAGGCATCGATGTTGCGCCGGATCTGCGCATGCGCCTCCTCCCAGGCGTCCAGGTGTAGACTCAGGGCCCCACAACAACCCGCGCCGGTGCCATGCAGCAAGGTGTAGCCCAGCTTGGCGAGAATCGCCTGCAAGGCCGCTTCGGTACGCGGGGTTGCCACACTCTGCACGCAACCCGCGAGGGCAAGGACCTTTCCGCGCCGAGGGCTAGTGACCGGGATGGGCCTGGGGACAGGCGTCGGGGCCGGCAGGGTGCGGGCGACAGGATCACGAAGGATTGGCCGCAGAGCCTGCGCGACCCCCAGGAGGGGACGCAAGCGTTGCAGTTGACTGATGATGGCGCGGATCAGTCGTCGTTTGAGTACCGCATCCGGGGAGCGGGGCAGCGCAGAATTTTGCAGATGACGCCCAAGCTCGAGGAGGCGACCATAGCGCACCCCTGAAGGGCAGGTGGTTTCGCAGGCGCGACAGGAGAGGCAGCGATCCAGGTGCAAACGGGTGGTCTCCCGCGCCTCTTCCCCCGCGAGCAACTCCTTGAGGAGGTAGATGCGTCCGCGCGGGCCATCGAGCTCGTCTCCGAGGACCTGGTAGGTGGGGCAGGTAGCGTTGCAAAAGCCGCAATGGACGCAGCTGCGCAGAATCGCCTCTGCCTCCTGAGCGATGGGGTTGCCTTGATAGCGCGGAGCGAGTCGAGTTTGCATCGGTCTTTCCTATAGGCTCGGCTTGAACCGGCCAGGATTGAGAATGCCGGCAGGGTCGAAGGCCGCTTTGAGCCGCTGCTGCAGGGCGAGGAGCGCTGGCGGAAAGTCGGGAAAGATCTCGACGCCCTGCTGCGCGTTTCGGAAGACCGTGGCATGGCCGCCTTGGGCCGCGGCCCAGGCACGCAGGGCTTGGGCATCGAGGGGGCCGCGCAGCCAGCGTTGTTGCCCGCCCCAATCGAGAAAGGCAGGGCCGAAGGCGTCCGGCGTCGGAGGGCGTCCAGCTGGCAGGGCCAGGCGCCAGAGGGGGGCGTCGCCGGCAAAGAAGGGCAAGCGTTGCTCACGCAAATCCTCCCAGAAACGATTTCCCGTTTCGTCCTCGAGAACTTCCCCAGCGACGCTGGCGGCAAAGTTGCGTACGCGGCTGGTGGCGCCGGCAAGGCGCAGGTACAGGCGCTCCCCGTCGTGCGCCGCGGCGCTGATGGGGGTGGCGCGCAGGGACCAGGTCGCGAGTTGCTCGAGGGCGTCGCCGGTGGAAAGATCCAGCGCGACACTGCAGGTGGAAGCGGGAAGCGGCAGGACCTTGCAGGTGATTTCCAGGAGCACGCCCAGGCTGCCGAGGGAGCCGACCAGGAGACGCGAGACATCGTAACCCGCCACATTCTTCATCACTTTGCCGCCGAAGCGCAGATCCTCACCGCGACCGTTGAGCAGGCGGACCCCCAGGACATGGTCACGAACGGCGCCGGCGTAGGGTCGGCGCGGGCCGGCAAGGCCACTGGCTACACAGCCACCAAAGGTGGCATGGGGGGAGAAGTACGGCGGTTCGAAGGCCAGCATCTGCCCCCGTTCCGCCAGCGTGGTCTCGATCTCCCGCAACGGCGTTCCGGCGCGGGCGCGGAGAAAGAGTTCTCGGGGTTCATATTCGAGGATGCCTTGGTGCCCGCGCAATTCGAGGACGGTTGCGGCTGCCGGCCGCCGACCGTAAAAATCTTTGCTGCCGCCGCCGCGTATTGCCAGAGGCGTGCGGCTCTCAAAGGCAGCGACGACCTGTTGTTGTATTTCGTCGCTGCGATCCATGTCAGAAACGCTCCAGCTCGGGAAAAGGAAGCTTGCCGCCATGCACATGCATGGCGCCGAGTTCGGCGCAATGATGCAGGCTGGGCACGGCTTTGCCGGGATTGAGCAGACCCGCGGGATCGAAGGCCTCCTTGATGCGATGCAATTGCGCGAGTTCCGCCGCCGAAAATTGCACGCACATACCGTCGAGCTTTTCCACGCCGACCCCGTGTTCGCCCGTCACCGTACCGCC
This sequence is a window from Acidithiobacillus sp. AMEEHan. Protein-coding genes within it:
- the glcF gene encoding glycolate oxidase subunit GlcF, which codes for MQTRLAPRYQGNPIAQEAEAILRSCVHCGFCNATCPTYQVLGDELDGPRGRIYLLKELLAGEEARETTRLHLDRCLSCRACETTCPSGVRYGRLLELGRHLQNSALPRSPDAVLKRRLIRAIISQLQRLRPLLGVAQALRPILRDPVARTLPAPTPVPRPIPVTSPRRGKVLALAGCVQSVATPRTEAALQAILAKLGYTLLHGTGAGCCGALSLHLDAWEEAHAQIRRNIDAWWPAIEAGVDTILISASGCGSVVKDYGEILRNDSHYAAKAARVAALARDPSEWLYAHRDELSQATAEQARIAFHSPCSLQHGQRIQGLAEAILQRLGYRLLPVADSHLCCGSAGSYSLLQPQLAQELRRRKLKNLEAEKPQWIATANVGCQLFLAQATQTPLRHWLELVAELL
- the glcE gene encoding glycolate oxidase subunit GlcE; the encoded protein is MDRSDEIQQQVVAAFESRTPLAIRGGGSKDFYGRRPAAATVLELRGHQGILEYEPRELFLRARAGTPLREIETTLAERGQMLAFEPPYFSPHATFGGCVASGLAGPRRPYAGAVRDHVLGVRLLNGRGEDLRFGGKVMKNVAGYDVSRLLVGSLGSLGVLLEITCKVLPLPASTCSVALDLSTGDALEQLATWSLRATPISAAAHDGERLYLRLAGATSRVRNFAASVAGEVLEDETGNRFWEDLREQRLPFFAGDAPLWRLALPAGRPPTPDAFGPAFLDWGGQQRWLRGPLDAQALRAWAAAQGGHATVFRNAQQGVEIFPDFPPALLALQQRLKAAFDPAGILNPGRFKPSL